One genomic segment of Stenotrophomonas sp. 704A1 includes these proteins:
- the rpsU gene encoding 30S ribosomal protein S21, which yields MPSVKVRENEPFEFALRRFKRTCEKAGVLAETRKREFYEKPTQERKRKAAAAVKRQLRRSSRDVTKRQRLY from the coding sequence ATGCCCAGCGTCAAAGTCCGCGAGAACGAGCCCTTCGAGTTTGCTCTTCGCCGCTTCAAGCGCACTTGCGAAAAGGCCGGTGTGCTGGCCGAAACCCGCAAGCGCGAGTTCTACGAAAAGCCGACCCAGGAGCGCAAGCGCAAGGCCGCCGCTGCTGTGAAGCGTCAGCTGCGCCGCTCGTCGCGCGACGTCACCAAGCGTCAGCGCCTGTACTGA
- the tsaD gene encoding tRNA (adenosine(37)-N6)-threonylcarbamoyltransferase complex transferase subunit TsaD yields MRVLGIESSCDETGVAVYDTDLSGSAALRAHAVYSQIALHAEYGGVVPELASRDHVRKLLPLVRQTLAEAGLGIDDLDGVAYTAGPGLVGALLVGAGVARSLAWALEIPAVGVHHMEGHLLAPLMEDDPPQAPFVALLVSGGHTQLVAVDAIGRYRLLGETLDDAAGEAFDKTAKMMGLPYPGGPQLARLAEQGTPGVYRFTRPMTDRPGLDFSFSGLKTQVLMAWRDSDQSEQTRADIARGFEDAVVETLSIKCERALEAAGTNVIVVAGGVGANKRLRARLQQMAERLGGRACFPRPALCTDNGAMIAFAGALRLQAGQHSPPKVDVTPRWDMATLPAV; encoded by the coding sequence ATGCGAGTCCTTGGCATCGAATCTTCCTGTGACGAGACCGGCGTGGCGGTGTATGACACCGACCTGTCCGGCAGCGCGGCCCTGCGCGCCCATGCGGTCTACAGCCAGATCGCCCTGCACGCCGAGTACGGCGGGGTGGTCCCGGAGCTGGCCAGCCGGGACCATGTGCGCAAGCTGCTGCCGCTGGTGCGGCAGACCCTGGCCGAGGCCGGGCTGGGCATCGACGATCTGGACGGGGTGGCCTACACCGCCGGCCCGGGGCTGGTCGGCGCGTTGCTGGTGGGCGCGGGTGTCGCCCGTTCGCTGGCCTGGGCGCTGGAGATCCCGGCGGTCGGCGTGCATCACATGGAAGGTCATCTGCTGGCCCCGTTGATGGAAGACGATCCGCCGCAGGCCCCGTTCGTGGCCCTGCTGGTATCGGGCGGCCACACCCAGCTGGTCGCGGTCGATGCCATCGGCCGTTACCGGCTGCTGGGCGAAACCCTGGATGACGCGGCCGGCGAGGCCTTCGACAAGACCGCCAAGATGATGGGCCTGCCGTACCCGGGCGGCCCGCAGCTGGCGCGGCTGGCCGAGCAGGGCACGCCGGGGGTCTACCGCTTCACGCGGCCGATGACCGATCGGCCGGGGCTGGATTTCAGTTTTTCGGGCCTGAAGACCCAGGTACTGATGGCCTGGCGCGACAGCGACCAGAGCGAGCAGACCCGCGCCGACATCGCGCGCGGGTTTGAAGACGCCGTGGTCGAGACCCTGTCGATCAAGTGCGAGCGTGCACTGGAGGCGGCCGGCACCAACGTGATCGTGGTGGCTGGCGGGGTGGGGGCCAACAAGCGCCTGCGTGCACGCCTGCAGCAGATGGCCGAGCGCCTGGGCGGGCGCGCCTGTTTCCCGCGGCCGGCCCTGTGCACCGACAACGGCGCGATGATCGCCTTCGCCGGTGCGCTGCGCCTGCAGGCCGGCCAGCACAGCCCGCCGAAGGTGGACGTGACCCCGCGCTGGGACATGGCGACGCTGCCGGCGGTCTGA
- the folB gene encoding dihydroneopterin aldolase: MDKVFIEGLTIDALIGIYDWERRIRQDLVFDLEMGFDNRRPAASDDIAHTLNYKAVSKRLEQFVRESEFGLVETLAERCAQIVLEEFDVRWLRLKLSKPGAVRGARAVGVIIERSRD, from the coding sequence ATGGACAAGGTTTTCATCGAAGGGCTGACGATCGACGCCCTGATCGGCATCTACGACTGGGAACGGCGGATCCGCCAGGACCTGGTGTTCGATCTGGAGATGGGCTTCGACAACCGTCGGCCGGCCGCCAGCGATGACATTGCCCATACCCTGAACTACAAGGCGGTGAGCAAGCGCCTGGAGCAGTTCGTGCGCGAGTCGGAATTCGGCCTGGTCGAGACGCTGGCCGAGCGCTGCGCGCAGATCGTGCTGGAGGAGTTCGACGTGCGCTGGCTGCGCCTGAAGCTGAGCAAGCCCGGCGCCGTGCGCGGCGCGCGTGCGGTCGGCGTGATCATCGAGCGCTCGCGGGACTGA
- a CDS encoding mechanosensitive ion channel family protein, protein MVDAVVAVQWLERLQNTLEPYPGAYLALMISALLIAAGLANWVTKRILVRGLRRLLQRLPGAESGRGSHLMRVISRLSNVVPSQVIASGITLIPDLPPSLVNIVIKLCIVWAVLTVSMAFSHALDAANSLYERKPDARNKPIKGYLQVVKIVVFVAAGLSIVATLLGVKLGPLVTGLGAATAVLMLIFQDTILSLVASVQISGDGRVRIGDWIEMPSQNADGDVIDIALHTITVQNFDKTITTIPTKKLVTESFKNWRGMQEAGGRRIKRALYLDQHSVGFLDEGDLAFLGQFALLRDYLQEKAQELGQWNGRLREQGVAEVNSRRVTNLGTFRAYVERYLRSHPGIHTDMTLLVRQLQPTTEGLPLELYCFTRSTAWGEYEAVQSDIFDHLLAILPAFGLRVFQASSDAMLMAGQRQLAGSE, encoded by the coding sequence ATGGTGGATGCGGTGGTGGCGGTACAGTGGCTGGAACGGCTGCAGAACACACTGGAACCCTATCCCGGCGCCTACCTGGCGTTGATGATTTCGGCCCTGCTGATCGCAGCGGGCCTGGCCAACTGGGTGACCAAGCGCATCCTGGTGCGTGGCCTGCGGCGCCTGCTGCAGCGCCTGCCGGGCGCCGAGTCCGGGCGTGGCAGCCACTTGATGCGGGTCATTTCGCGCCTGTCCAACGTGGTGCCCAGCCAGGTGATCGCCTCGGGCATCACCCTCATCCCCGACCTGCCGCCCAGCCTGGTCAACATCGTCATCAAGCTGTGCATCGTATGGGCCGTGCTGACGGTGTCGATGGCGTTCTCGCACGCGCTGGACGCGGCCAACAGCCTGTACGAACGCAAGCCGGATGCGCGCAACAAGCCGATCAAGGGCTACCTGCAGGTGGTCAAGATCGTGGTGTTCGTCGCTGCCGGCCTGTCGATCGTCGCCACCCTGCTGGGCGTGAAGCTGGGCCCGCTGGTCACCGGCCTGGGCGCGGCCACGGCGGTGCTGATGCTGATCTTCCAGGACACCATCCTGTCGCTGGTGGCCAGCGTGCAGATCAGTGGCGATGGCCGCGTGCGCATCGGTGACTGGATCGAGATGCCCAGCCAGAACGCCGATGGTGACGTCATCGATATCGCGCTGCACACCATCACCGTGCAGAACTTCGACAAGACCATCACCACCATCCCGACCAAGAAGCTGGTGACCGAGTCGTTCAAGAACTGGCGCGGCATGCAGGAGGCCGGCGGTCGCCGGATCAAGCGCGCGCTGTACCTGGACCAGCACAGCGTCGGCTTCCTGGACGAGGGCGACCTGGCCTTCCTCGGCCAGTTCGCGCTGCTGCGCGACTACCTGCAGGAGAAGGCGCAGGAGCTGGGCCAGTGGAACGGGCGCCTGCGCGAGCAGGGCGTGGCCGAGGTCAACAGCCGCCGGGTGACCAACCTGGGCACCTTCCGCGCCTACGTGGAGCGCTACCTGCGCAGCCACCCCGGCATCCATACCGACATGACCCTGCTGGTGCGGCAGCTGCAGCCGACCACCGAGGGCCTGCCGCTGGAGCTGTACTGCTTCACCCGCAGCACCGCCTGGGGCGAGTACGAGGCCGTGCAGTCGGACATCTTCGACCACCTGCTGGCGATCCTGCCGGCCTTCGGCCTGCGCGTGTTCCAGGCCTCCAGCGACGCCATGTTGATGGCCGGGCAGCGCCAGCTGGCCGGGTCGGAGTAA
- a CDS encoding glycoside hydrolase family 3 N-terminal domain-containing protein — MASDRIESLIAQMTVEEKVGQLGVFADMVRPFAPDVNPEANVRNADQVLQQVREGKVGSLFNGVGAELGRRIQQVATEESRLGIPVILAADVIHGMRTVFPIPLGEAASFEPELAERTARATAIEATAAGLHWTYAPAVDIARDQRWGRGAEGAGEDVVLGCAFAAARVRGFQGDDLRADDSLLATPKHFAAYGAVMAGMEYNMVDISPQTLRDVHLPPFKAAFDAGAITVMSSFNDINGVPASANAELLTDILRGEWKFPGVVISDYTADMELVAHGYAADDRDATAKAFTAGLDLSMQSGFYAEHLPGLVESGEVPMDVLDEGVRRILWLKETIGLFDDPYRSLDPAREADTSHIAAHDQLSRDAARRSIVLLNNRDNVLPLQKRGQKIALIGPFVQDRENIEGCWTLFGDKQRYVDLETGVRAAIGDDTLLEIVPGCELEAAIPGGTEAAVAAALRADVVVLALGEPQRYSGEAQSRVEITLPPAQQALAEAVAMTGKPLVVLLRNGRALALQGAVRNAHAVAVTWYLGTQTGHAVADVLFGDYSPSGRLPVSFPQVSGQQPYFYNHPRTGRPELPTMSEFKARWREIPNEPLYPFGHGIGYTTFAYGVPQLSHPQLGWDDSLTITTTLTNSGAVAGEEVVQLYIHDRVASRVRPVRELKDFRKVALQPGESAEVVFTLTREQLAFTGRDGVLRAEPGQFDLWVCASSALGEAVQFELLKA, encoded by the coding sequence GTGGCCTCCGATCGCATCGAATCCCTCATTGCCCAGATGACCGTCGAGGAAAAGGTCGGCCAGCTGGGTGTCTTCGCGGACATGGTCCGCCCGTTCGCCCCGGACGTGAACCCGGAAGCCAACGTGCGCAATGCCGACCAGGTGCTGCAGCAGGTGCGCGAGGGCAAGGTCGGCTCGCTGTTCAATGGTGTCGGCGCCGAACTGGGCCGGCGCATCCAGCAGGTCGCCACCGAGGAGAGCCGCCTGGGCATCCCGGTGATCCTGGCCGCCGATGTCATCCACGGCATGCGTACCGTGTTCCCGATCCCGCTGGGCGAGGCCGCCAGCTTCGAGCCGGAGCTGGCCGAGCGCACCGCGCGCGCCACCGCCATCGAAGCCACCGCCGCCGGCCTGCACTGGACCTATGCGCCGGCGGTGGACATCGCCCGCGACCAGCGCTGGGGCCGCGGTGCCGAGGGGGCCGGCGAGGACGTGGTGCTGGGCTGTGCCTTCGCCGCTGCCCGCGTGCGTGGCTTCCAGGGCGATGACCTGCGCGCCGACGATTCGCTGCTGGCCACGCCCAAGCACTTCGCCGCCTACGGCGCGGTGATGGCGGGCATGGAGTACAACATGGTGGACATCTCGCCGCAGACCCTGCGCGATGTGCACCTGCCGCCGTTCAAGGCCGCCTTCGATGCCGGCGCGATCACCGTGATGTCCTCGTTCAACGACATCAACGGCGTGCCGGCCAGCGCCAACGCCGAGCTGCTGACCGACATCCTGCGCGGCGAGTGGAAATTCCCGGGTGTGGTGATCTCCGATTACACCGCCGACATGGAGCTGGTCGCCCACGGCTATGCCGCCGACGACCGCGATGCCACCGCCAAGGCGTTCACCGCCGGCCTGGACCTGAGCATGCAGAGCGGCTTCTATGCCGAGCACCTGCCGGGCCTGGTCGAGAGCGGCGAAGTGCCGATGGACGTGCTGGATGAAGGCGTGCGCCGCATCCTGTGGCTGAAGGAAACCATCGGCCTGTTCGACGACCCGTACCGTTCGCTGGACCCGGCGCGCGAAGCCGATACCTCGCATATCGCCGCCCATGACCAACTGTCACGCGATGCCGCCCGCCGTTCGATCGTGCTGCTGAACAACCGCGACAACGTGCTGCCGCTGCAGAAGCGCGGGCAGAAGATCGCGCTGATCGGCCCGTTCGTGCAGGACCGCGAGAACATCGAAGGCTGCTGGACGCTGTTCGGCGACAAGCAGCGCTACGTGGACCTGGAAACCGGCGTGCGCGCCGCCATCGGTGATGACACGCTGCTGGAGATCGTGCCGGGCTGCGAGTTGGAAGCCGCGATCCCCGGTGGAACCGAAGCGGCCGTGGCCGCCGCGCTGCGCGCCGACGTGGTGGTGCTGGCGCTGGGCGAGCCGCAGCGCTACAGCGGCGAAGCACAGTCGCGCGTGGAGATCACCCTGCCGCCGGCCCAGCAGGCGCTGGCCGAAGCCGTGGCGATGACCGGCAAGCCGCTGGTGGTGCTGCTGCGCAACGGCCGCGCGTTGGCGCTGCAGGGCGCGGTGCGCAATGCGCACGCCGTGGCGGTCACCTGGTACCTCGGTACGCAGACCGGCCATGCCGTCGCCGATGTGCTGTTCGGCGATTACAGCCCGTCCGGCCGCCTGCCGGTCAGCTTCCCGCAGGTGTCCGGCCAGCAGCCGTATTTCTACAACCACCCGCGCACCGGCCGCCCGGAACTGCCGACCATGTCGGAGTTCAAGGCCCGCTGGCGCGAGATTCCCAACGAGCCGCTGTACCCGTTCGGCCACGGCATCGGCTACACCACCTTCGCCTATGGCGTGCCGCAGCTGAGCCATCCGCAGCTCGGCTGGGACGACAGCCTGACCATCACCACCACGCTGACCAACAGCGGTGCCGTGGCCGGCGAGGAAGTGGTGCAGCTGTACATCCACGACCGCGTGGCCAGCCGCGTGCGCCCGGTGCGTGAGCTGAAGGACTTCCGCAAGGTCGCCCTGCAGCCGGGCGAGTCGGCCGAGGTGGTGTTCACCCTGACCCGTGAGCAGCTGGCGTTCACCGGCCGCGATGGCGTGCTGCGTGCCGAACCGGGACAGTTCGACCTGTGGGTGTGTGCCTCGTCGGCGCTGGGTGAGGCCGTGCAGTTCGAGCTGCTGAAGGCCTGA
- a CDS encoding PQQ-dependent sugar dehydrogenase has product MTRTPLLLALGLLPILATTACSAAGPDAGGQKVAAAPAASAGQRPFTATEVSRFDQPWAMTFLPDGSLLVTEKRGKLQHLDLASGQKHEITGVPKVAYGGQGGFGDVILHPDFARNNVVYLSYAEEGTLDTRGAAVARATLALDATGAGQLKDLKVIWRQTPKVSGEGHYGHRLAFGPDGKLWISSSERQKFDPAQDMSGNLGKIIRLNDDGSLPADNPFASQGGVAAQVWSLGHRNVLGIAFDANGRLWAQEMGPAGGDELNLIVRGANYGYPIVSNGDHYDGRPIPDHDTRPEFEAPKVTWNPVISPAGLMFYSGTLFPQWKGSAFIGGLSSTSLVRVTFDGDSAREAERFNMGERIREVEQGPDGALWLLEDGSKARLLKLTPAKA; this is encoded by the coding sequence ATGACCCGCACGCCCCTGTTGCTCGCCCTCGGCCTGTTGCCGATCCTTGCCACCACCGCCTGCAGTGCCGCCGGCCCCGATGCTGGCGGGCAGAAGGTCGCCGCGGCCCCTGCAGCCAGCGCCGGGCAGCGGCCCTTCACCGCCACCGAGGTCAGCCGTTTCGACCAGCCGTGGGCGATGACCTTCCTGCCCGATGGCAGCCTGCTGGTGACCGAGAAGCGCGGCAAGCTGCAGCACCTGGACCTGGCCAGCGGCCAGAAGCATGAAATCACCGGCGTCCCCAAGGTCGCCTACGGCGGCCAGGGGGGCTTCGGCGATGTGATCCTGCATCCCGACTTCGCCCGCAACAACGTGGTCTACCTCAGCTACGCCGAGGAAGGCACCCTGGATACGCGCGGCGCTGCGGTCGCCCGCGCCACGCTGGCGCTGGACGCCACGGGCGCTGGCCAGCTGAAGGACCTGAAGGTGATCTGGCGGCAGACACCGAAGGTGAGCGGCGAGGGCCACTACGGCCACCGCCTCGCCTTCGGCCCGGATGGCAAGCTGTGGATCAGCTCCAGCGAACGGCAGAAGTTCGATCCGGCGCAGGACATGAGCGGCAACCTCGGCAAGATCATCCGCCTCAACGACGATGGCAGCCTGCCGGCCGACAATCCGTTCGCCTCGCAGGGGGGTGTTGCCGCGCAGGTCTGGTCGCTGGGCCACCGCAATGTGCTGGGCATTGCCTTCGACGCCAACGGCAGGCTGTGGGCACAGGAAATGGGCCCGGCCGGCGGCGACGAGCTGAACCTGATCGTGCGCGGTGCCAACTATGGCTACCCGATCGTCTCCAACGGCGACCACTACGACGGGCGCCCGATTCCCGACCATGACACCCGCCCGGAATTCGAAGCGCCGAAGGTGACCTGGAACCCGGTGATCTCGCCGGCCGGCCTGATGTTCTACAGCGGCACGCTGTTCCCGCAGTGGAAGGGCAGCGCGTTCATCGGTGGGTTGTCGTCCACCTCGCTGGTTCGCGTGACCTTCGACGGCGACAGCGCCCGCGAAGCCGAGCGCTTCAACATGGGCGAACGCATCCGCGAGGTGGAACAGGGGCCGGACGGCGCGCTGTGGCTTCTGGAAGACGGCAGCAAGGCACGGCTGCTGAAGCTGACGCCAGCCAAGGCCTGA
- the yiaA gene encoding inner membrane protein YiaA, with product MTPPAIHRPSPAFIAASWVALLLGAVAYLIGLFNAEMALNEKGYYLTLLLFGLFAAVSLQKSVRDRVEAIPVSGLYYALCWFALLSALLLLLVGLWNATLLLSEKGFYGMAFALSLFGAVAVQKNTRDLIAAAGTDGTRSAVVPPLPEQE from the coding sequence ATGACCCCTCCCGCCATCCATCGCCCATCACCCGCCTTCATCGCCGCTTCCTGGGTCGCCCTGCTGCTCGGCGCGGTGGCGTACCTGATCGGGCTGTTCAATGCCGAAATGGCCCTGAACGAGAAGGGCTACTACCTGACCCTGCTGTTGTTCGGCCTGTTCGCGGCGGTGTCGCTGCAGAAGAGCGTGCGCGACCGGGTGGAAGCCATCCCGGTGAGCGGTCTGTACTACGCACTGTGCTGGTTCGCGCTGCTGTCGGCACTGTTGCTGCTGCTGGTCGGCCTGTGGAACGCCACCCTGCTGCTGAGCGAGAAGGGCTTCTATGGCATGGCATTCGCACTGTCGCTGTTCGGTGCGGTGGCGGTGCAGAAAAACACCCGTGACCTGATTGCCGCTGCGGGGACGGACGGCACGCGCAGCGCGGTCGTGCCGCCGCTGCCGGAACAGGAGTGA
- a CDS encoding APC family permease yields the protein MSTPDEPQLQRAVSRWQIVGLSINDVIGSGIYLLPAATVALLGPFSLWGVVAAGIVVALLVLCYAQAASYFDEPGGSYLYAREAFGRFAGFEIGWMIWLTRISSAAALSNALADAVARFWPWAGAGLGRIAIIVVSLGFLTGVNIIGVRSAARTGIVLVIGKLLPLLLFVAIGAFYIDPQLAFSGQRPDPHDLQRMGEAALLLLYAYAGFENIPAAAGEYRNPRRDIPFALITMIVTVTVIYAAVQIVAQGTLAGLATSATPLADAAAGFGGEALALILTVGATISILGTNSNTMMMGPRFLFALARDGYGPKVLAQVHPRFRTPAAAIFCQGLIALALALSGSFVQLALLSMTTRLFAYIGTAAAVLVLAKRYADRPGALKLPGGPLIPVLALLLCVALFASASWQNIAAALVAFAIGAVIYRLPRKPEP from the coding sequence ATGAGCACGCCAGACGAACCGCAGCTGCAGCGCGCGGTCAGCCGCTGGCAGATCGTCGGCCTGTCGATCAACGATGTGATCGGCAGCGGCATCTACCTGCTGCCGGCCGCCACGGTCGCGCTGCTCGGGCCGTTCAGCCTGTGGGGCGTGGTCGCCGCCGGCATCGTCGTGGCGCTGCTGGTGCTGTGCTACGCGCAGGCCGCCAGCTACTTCGATGAGCCCGGTGGCAGTTACCTGTATGCCCGTGAAGCGTTCGGCCGCTTCGCCGGATTCGAGATCGGCTGGATGATATGGCTGACCCGCATCAGCTCGGCCGCCGCGCTCAGCAACGCGCTGGCCGATGCGGTGGCGCGGTTCTGGCCGTGGGCCGGTGCCGGCCTGGGCCGCATCGCAATCATCGTGGTCTCGCTCGGCTTCCTGACCGGGGTCAACATCATCGGCGTGCGCTCGGCCGCCCGCACCGGCATCGTGCTGGTGATCGGCAAGCTGCTGCCGCTGCTGCTGTTCGTGGCCATCGGCGCGTTCTACATCGACCCGCAGCTGGCCTTCTCCGGCCAGCGTCCCGATCCGCATGACCTGCAGCGCATGGGCGAGGCGGCGCTGCTGTTGCTGTACGCCTATGCCGGGTTCGAGAACATCCCCGCGGCGGCCGGCGAGTACCGCAATCCGCGCCGCGACATTCCGTTCGCGCTGATCACCATGATCGTGACCGTCACCGTCATCTACGCCGCCGTGCAGATCGTCGCGCAGGGCACGCTGGCGGGCCTGGCCACGTCGGCAACACCGCTGGCCGATGCCGCCGCCGGCTTCGGCGGCGAGGCGCTGGCACTGATCCTCACCGTGGGCGCGACCATCTCGATCCTGGGCACCAACAGCAACACGATGATGATGGGACCGCGCTTCCTGTTCGCCCTGGCCCGCGATGGCTACGGCCCGAAGGTGCTGGCCCAGGTGCACCCGCGCTTCCGCACGCCGGCCGCGGCGATCTTCTGCCAGGGTCTGATCGCATTGGCGCTGGCACTGTCCGGTTCGTTCGTGCAGCTGGCCCTGCTGTCGATGACCACGCGCCTGTTCGCCTACATCGGCACCGCGGCGGCCGTGCTGGTACTGGCCAAGCGCTACGCCGACCGCCCCGGTGCATTGAAGCTGCCGGGTGGACCGTTGATCCCGGTGCTGGCGCTGCTGCTGTGCGTGGCCCTGTTCGCCAGCGCCAGCTGGCAGAACATTGCCGCCGCGCTGGTCGCCTTCGCCATCGGTGCGGTGATCTACAGACTGCCGCGCAAACCGGAACCGTAA
- a CDS encoding L,D-transpeptidase family protein, with protein MTSLARLATTALLLAAAVSAHAAPLDGARQLIVVTSENWDSTQGQLQAYVRDGKGWHAHGQGFPVALGRTGSAWGLGLHPAQADGPQKQEGDGRSPAGVFALGSAFGYAITRPGTAMAYQPMLESSYCMDVPGSPFYNRIVDAKKVGSAAVKGSTEPMRLDLHNKGDVRYQEGFVIAHNPDNQPGKGSCIFAHLWRAPGEATAGCTAMPQARMNALLDWLRPQDTPRFVLLPRAEYRRLQAQWQLPALEGAAP; from the coding sequence ATGACATCGCTGGCCCGTCTCGCCACTACTGCGCTGCTGCTTGCCGCTGCGGTGTCCGCCCACGCTGCACCGCTCGATGGTGCACGCCAGCTGATCGTGGTCACCAGCGAGAACTGGGACAGTACCCAAGGGCAGCTGCAGGCCTATGTGCGCGATGGCAAGGGCTGGCATGCGCACGGGCAGGGCTTCCCGGTCGCGCTGGGCCGTACCGGCAGCGCGTGGGGCCTGGGCCTGCACCCGGCGCAGGCGGACGGACCGCAGAAGCAGGAAGGCGATGGCCGCAGCCCGGCCGGCGTGTTCGCGCTGGGCAGTGCGTTCGGCTATGCCATCACCCGCCCTGGCACCGCGATGGCCTACCAGCCCATGCTCGAAAGCAGCTACTGCATGGATGTGCCCGGTTCACCGTTCTACAACCGCATCGTCGATGCGAAGAAGGTCGGCAGCGCCGCGGTCAAGGGCTCCACCGAGCCGATGCGGCTGGACCTGCACAACAAGGGCGATGTGCGCTACCAGGAAGGCTTCGTGATCGCGCACAACCCGGACAACCAGCCCGGCAAGGGCAGCTGCATCTTCGCCCACCTGTGGCGCGCGCCCGGTGAGGCCACGGCGGGCTGCACCGCCATGCCGCAGGCCCGCATGAACGCGCTGCTGGACTGGCTGCGACCCCAGGACACCCCGCGCTTCGTGCTGCTGCCGCGCGCCGAGTACCGGCGCCTGCAGGCACAGTGGCAGCTGCCCGCGCTTGAAGGAGCCGCGCCATGA
- a CDS encoding MurR/RpiR family transcriptional regulator gives MPPLLKIRTERGQMSAIERRIADFILDNAHLLRDYSSQQLASALGISQSSVVKFSQKLGFKGYPDLKYSIGQDVARAGATPQQPPRAPDGGDDYLRLGEALGRSKVQAEEETRQANPREEIERIVQLLDGAPKLFVHGLGDDGLYAREFAMRLSLLGLLVVPHTDPILMLANLSAARPGDVLLMFSEFGNLPQLSQLSRQFQDMGGKVISITRHTANPLRAHADASLAVCAHDRTPQVAQLLYRSAMHALLDFLFVLLCHANPDRQQQLAVNLERIDHLLDS, from the coding sequence ATGCCGCCCCTGCTGAAGATCCGCACCGAGCGCGGGCAGATGTCGGCCATCGAGCGCCGCATTGCCGACTTCATCCTCGACAACGCCCACCTGCTGCGCGACTACTCCTCGCAGCAGCTGGCCAGCGCGCTCGGGATCAGCCAGTCCAGCGTGGTCAAGTTCAGCCAGAAGCTGGGCTTCAAGGGCTATCCGGACCTGAAGTACTCCATCGGCCAGGATGTCGCCCGCGCCGGCGCCACGCCGCAGCAGCCCCCGCGCGCGCCCGACGGTGGCGACGACTACCTGCGTCTGGGCGAGGCGCTTGGCCGCAGCAAGGTCCAGGCCGAGGAGGAAACCCGCCAGGCCAACCCGCGCGAGGAGATCGAGCGCATCGTGCAGCTGCTCGACGGTGCGCCCAAGCTGTTCGTCCACGGCCTCGGTGATGACGGGCTGTACGCCCGCGAGTTCGCCATGCGGTTGTCGCTGCTGGGTTTGCTGGTGGTGCCGCATACCGACCCGATCCTGATGCTGGCCAACCTCTCGGCGGCACGGCCCGGCGATGTGCTGCTGATGTTCTCCGAGTTCGGCAACCTGCCGCAGCTGTCACAGCTGTCGCGCCAGTTCCAGGACATGGGCGGCAAGGTCATCTCGATCACCCGCCACACCGCCAATCCACTGCGCGCGCATGCCGACGCGTCACTGGCTGTGTGTGCGCACGATCGCACGCCACAGGTGGCGCAGCTGCTGTACCGTAGCGCCATGCACGCCCTGCTCGATTTTCTGTTCGTGCTGCTCTGCCATGCCAATCCGGACCGCCAGCAGCAGCTTGCGGTGAACCTGGAGCGGATTGACCACCTGCTGGATTCCTGA
- a CDS encoding dipeptide epimerase — MKITAIELGMLRVPLKTPFKTALRTVETVEDVVVLIRTDTGHTGYGEAPATAVITGDTHGSIIEAIRHFIAPRLIGQDVVNLNRLCTLVQTAMERNSSAKAAVEIALYDLWAQLHGAPLYQMLGGGDPVITTDITISVDYIDKMVADSLSAIDRGFESLKIKVGKDIGLDIERVKAIHAAVEGRALLRLDANQGWTAKQAVHAMRTLEEAGVVLELLEQPVKAADISGLKYVTDRVNTPVMADESVFSPSQVMDLIQQRAADIINIKLMKTGGLSNAIRIADIAGIYGVPCMIGCMIESSISVAAAVHLAVAKSDVITKVDLDGPSLGQFDPVSGGVRFNESEISIGDVPGLGITEVRGLEMLG; from the coding sequence ATGAAGATCACTGCCATCGAACTGGGCATGCTGCGCGTGCCGCTGAAGACGCCGTTCAAGACTGCCCTGCGCACGGTGGAAACCGTGGAGGACGTGGTGGTGCTGATCCGCACCGACACCGGCCACACCGGCTACGGCGAGGCCCCCGCCACGGCGGTGATCACCGGTGATACCCATGGCTCGATCATCGAGGCGATCCGCCACTTCATCGCGCCGCGCCTGATCGGCCAGGACGTGGTCAACCTCAACCGCCTGTGCACCCTGGTGCAGACCGCGATGGAGCGCAACAGCAGCGCCAAGGCAGCGGTGGAGATCGCGCTGTACGACCTGTGGGCGCAGCTGCATGGCGCGCCGCTGTACCAGATGCTGGGCGGTGGCGACCCGGTGATCACCACCGACATCACCATCAGCGTCGACTACATCGACAAGATGGTGGCCGATTCGCTGTCGGCGATCGACCGCGGCTTCGAATCGCTGAAGATCAAGGTCGGCAAGGACATCGGCCTGGACATCGAGCGGGTCAAGGCGATCCATGCCGCCGTCGAAGGCCGCGCCCTGCTGCGCCTGGACGCCAACCAGGGCTGGACCGCCAAGCAGGCGGTGCACGCGATGCGCACGCTGGAAGAGGCCGGCGTGGTGCTGGAGCTGCTGGAGCAACCGGTGAAGGCGGCTGACATCAGCGGCCTGAAGTACGTCACCGACCGCGTCAACACGCCGGTGATGGCCGACGAAAGCGTGTTCAGCCCAAGCCAGGTGATGGACCTGATCCAGCAGCGCGCGGCCGACATCATCAACATCAAGCTGATGAAGACCGGGGGCCTGTCCAACGCCATCCGCATCGCCGACATCGCCGGCATCTACGGGGTGCCCTGCATGATCGGCTGCATGATCGAATCGAGCATCAGCGTGGCTGCGGCCGTGCACCTGGCGGTCGCCAAGAGCGATGTGATCACCAAGGTCGACCTGGACGGCCCGTCGCTGGGCCAGTTCGACCCGGTCAGCGGCGGCGTGCGCTTCAACGAATCGGAGATCAGCATCGGCGACGTGCCGGGGCTGGGCATCACCGAAGTGCGCGGGCTGGAGATGCTGGGTTGA